GAATCTATAGTCACTTGAGCAATTTCCTGAGGTTTACGAAATGCCAATTCAAATTCCTCCTGTTCTTAAGATGCAATTTTTAATTTGGTCATTGAAGATTTCTTTAATGGCTTAATTCCCCTTTGTCAAACAAAAAAACAGTTTTTTATTTTTTTGACATTTTTTTGTATTAGACATATCATATTGATATATCAAAACGATATATATATATTAATAAAAACTAAGGGAGAAATGCACATGTCAATTGAACATTCAATCCTTGCAGTTATTAGTTTCCGACCAAGCACTGGGTATGACATTAAAGCTGAATTCGAGCATAAAGCGGCAGGCCTATTTTGGGGTATGAGTTATGGCAGCCTATACCCAAAGCTTAAGAAGCTTGAAGAACATGGGTATATCATTACCATTGAGTCAGAAGCAGAAGGCCGCAAGAAAAAACTTTATGAGCTGACCGGCAAAGGCTGGACAGAATTGGAAAGCTGGCTTGCCAGAAAACCAGAACCTCCTAACATTAAGGATGAGTTATTCATTAAAATGGCTGCCTGGCACAATGAGATGGATTTAGGGCTTCTGGCCGGCCATTTAAAAAATAGAGCCCAAGAGTCAGAGGAAATATTAAGCTTCATCAAGGAATGGAAACAGAATAATACATCTTATATAAACAGTGTCGGAATGCTGGCAATGAGATACGCGGAGTTAAAACTCGAGGCTGAGCTTCAATGGATAAAAGAATCGCTTGACTCCCTGCAGAATGATAGACTTCCTGAGGGTCAGGATCCGAAGAAACTTGGACAGAAACAAGTGGAACGAAGAAAGGAAGCACTTAAAGCAGATCAATAGGAGGGCTTAGTATGAATACTGGTATTTTTAAACCGCTGAAAAACAAGGCTTTTCGTTCGCTTTTTGGTGCACAAGTATTTTCCGATTTGGGAAACTGGCTCGACTTTATTGCCATACAGGTTATAGTTGCGTACCATTGGGATCTTGGCGAAGGGGCAATTGCTTCCGTCATAATCGTCATGGGAATACCGTGGGTAATCATCGGGCCGCTTGCCAGTGTGTATGTAGACAGACTTCCACAAAAGATGCTGATGATATCATGCCTCTGGTTAAGGATTTTCTTTGTTGCCGGTTTATTTTTTGCGCCAAACCTTTATGTTATGCTCCTTTTTGTTTTCCTTAAGGCGACTGTAGCTGCATTGTATGATCCAGCAAGACAGAGTGCGATCAGACATACAGTTGCAGATGAGGAACTTCCTGAGGCTGTAACTTTGAGTCAATTATCAGTCAATACAATGAAAATCATAGGGCCCGCCTTAGGTGGCGGTATCATCGCCCTTTACGGAGTAAAGAGCCCATTTATTTTTGAGGCAACAGGCTTTTTGATTGCGATTGCGATATTGTTCACACTGCCGAAAATAGAAACAGAAGCACCTGCGGGGATGCAAAATAAAACCTCATATTTAGAAGATCTTAAAGAAGGAATTCAGCATATTTTCTCAGCAAGGATTCTAAAAGCTGCAATCATTCTTTCCTCCATTGCCTTTTTCATCATCTTTTTGTATGATGGTTTGTTTATCTTTGTTGCGCAGAATCTGGGATTTAGCGGTGAAGAATTCGGCCTGCTTGTCAGTTCTGTTGGATTTGGCAGCGTGATTGGCGCACTTTTCCTCGGCCGATTTACCGGCTGGAAAAATATGCCGATTCAGTTAATAGCTTCAGCTTCTGTACTGAGTGGCAGCTTGATTCTTACTATTGGAATCGGCGTATTGGGGATATTTGAACTCCCTAAGATTATGTGGATGGCTGGCGCTTTCCTTCTTGGACTACTCGCTTCTGCAGAAGGTGTTCCATATGGTTATGTCCTGCAATCAGAAACACCCAAGAACATAATGGGCAGGGTATCATCAACAGCTGCCTCCCTGCAGACATTCTCGATGCTGGTCGCCCCTGCTGCGGGTGCACTGCTGGCAAAATCAATCGGTGTTTCAGGCGTGCTGATAGGTGCAGGCATTGCCACCTTTTTTCTCGGGACAATTGCTTTAGCTTTCCATTTAAGAAAAAACGAAAAAGTAAAAAGCCTTGAAGCCTAGAGCTGTCAGATAACAAGATTTCAATGGCCATTTTGAAACTTGGAAAATAACAAAAGGGGGCCCAAAAGCTTGTACTTTTTAGGCCACCCTTTTTATAATCAATCTTTATTCAATAACTCTTCCCCTGCAATGCCTGGGTTTGTCATTTCGTATGGATTCAGGATCAAATCAAGCTCTTCTTCTGTCAGGACGTCGTATGCAAGGCATAGTTCCCTTACTGACTTTCCTGTCAGGATTGCTTCTCTTGCGATCCTCGACACTGCTTCATAACCTAAGTGCGGATTGACAGCAGTGATGATGCCAACGCTCCGCTCCACATCCTTTTCGGTCTTTTCTTTATTTGCTTCAATTCCGACGAGACAATGATCTGTGAAAACTTTAAAACCATTGTTCATGATGCTGATCGATTGAATCAGGTTAAAAATAAGAACTGGTTCCATTACATTCAGCTCCAGCTGACCTGCTTCGGAAGCAAGGCAAATCGTATGATCGTTCCCGATTACCTGAAAGGCAACTTGGTTAATGACCTCAGGCATGACCGGATTCACCTTGCCAGGCATTATGGAAGAGCCCGGTTGTCTAGATGGAAGGAAAATCTCGTTAAAGCCTACCCGAGGACCGGAAGCCATCAGGCGTAAATCATTGGCTATTTTTGAC
This portion of the Mesobacillus sp. S13 genome encodes:
- a CDS encoding PadR family transcriptional regulator, giving the protein MSIEHSILAVISFRPSTGYDIKAEFEHKAAGLFWGMSYGSLYPKLKKLEEHGYIITIESEAEGRKKKLYELTGKGWTELESWLARKPEPPNIKDELFIKMAAWHNEMDLGLLAGHLKNRAQESEEILSFIKEWKQNNTSYINSVGMLAMRYAELKLEAELQWIKESLDSLQNDRLPEGQDPKKLGQKQVERRKEALKADQ
- a CDS encoding MFS transporter; protein product: MNTGIFKPLKNKAFRSLFGAQVFSDLGNWLDFIAIQVIVAYHWDLGEGAIASVIIVMGIPWVIIGPLASVYVDRLPQKMLMISCLWLRIFFVAGLFFAPNLYVMLLFVFLKATVAALYDPARQSAIRHTVADEELPEAVTLSQLSVNTMKIIGPALGGGIIALYGVKSPFIFEATGFLIAIAILFTLPKIETEAPAGMQNKTSYLEDLKEGIQHIFSARILKAAIILSSIAFFIIFLYDGLFIFVAQNLGFSGEEFGLLVSSVGFGSVIGALFLGRFTGWKNMPIQLIASASVLSGSLILTIGIGVLGIFELPKIMWMAGAFLLGLLASAEGVPYGYVLQSETPKNIMGRVSSTAASLQTFSMLVAPAAGALLAKSIGVSGVLIGAGIATFFLGTIALAFHLRKNEKVKSLEA